The Onthophagus taurus isolate NC chromosome 2, IU_Otau_3.0, whole genome shotgun sequence genome includes a window with the following:
- the LOC111427199 gene encoding uncharacterized protein, which produces MTEKYKTASTKSSSGCTRCFAVHCNNLWSVWYGILCGGLQVCVALICLKRLLNYSVLSWPENLPLPSFEMNVSLGLTGAAVLLIPFFVISAIFKIGNLANDGHKLGRHLSACSKESASEQFGTTTGCKCWKFGGPTAPFLHLVIAFCLLLPKLLMEARLIEANFFPQDMIWRSDLNFLPIHKENFVVLNFMTLPTNETKNVYPKLSTDSPWTTTRTTENVSPSDQNIENDLQQSTLANTVVNLLKNYIGTDDKNYNVIEHERQSHISIEYINFGLALGVYAIRYASLFWASNKCLSLLFSAQLVINGIQILLSYTGVSILYKVQIMGGLKVLPFFKHQLTKSTFAYKSTPFLLNPLVSILLYILYILLIICSSLVFYLYGHIRFKNFLNQNCQRKVILLKEGNTSRWIYFTHCAALFLLIAIGVCSAPLFYDYTVVYRGSLDMTMLVCIIGGILHLFVWIVLWLFLTIKQNWAFKLRLTIGNTTVKQSNSIKLAAEVFSSSKKGDDNFEQPLLVASNGYIYSVTESAIKTDIVDILQRDVSRVKEKSVDNLSTDDNGDNQIYWLKSELFDSRNSHFKHIKEKCLPKSPSTHLCVHHDDGDYATLKKPEMTTMQNLDEITEVDKLLSEVHVMDISYANTNQDLIPIEEEVIKEEAAEELCAETSIKVNGCEPPSHSSIVHEPQKPQFHKCRKLTGPEELGTKYDSISMESSTSPPDHPDSETSSGVHSNESNEHHCNQQNINFQEARQQQQVLAQQPQQRVILEPDRERLKWKSCSLHRCTRPESMDSSQIASKYYSLNPTGNGIHEQYVRRSICPHNLSQAKNSSEDTLVICRKLQPFKLGESGLSSSVDDQFGRSTNMRMSSFENKFKHHTTFSTGPLLVNKANYVQPPSAPNTTNPGNTGNLYQRHTTIPSHHNGIELYNNQGHQFRK; this is translated from the exons ATGACCGAAAAGTACAAGACGGCGTCCACGAAGAGCTCTTCCGGTTGCACCAGATGCTTTGCCGTCCACTGTAACAACTTGTGGAGCGTTTGGTATGGTATCCTTTGCGGTGGGCTTCAAGTCTGCGTTGCTCTGATCTGCTTAAAACGATTGCTCA ATTATTCGGTGTTATCATGGCCGGAAAATCTACCTCTGCCCTCGTTCGAAATGAACGTGAGTTTAGGCCTGACAGGTGCCGCAGTTCTTCTCATTCCGTTCTTCGTTATATCAGCAATATTTAAG ATTGGAAATTTAGCTAACGACGGCCACAAATTGGGAAGACATCTGAGCGCTTGCAGCAAAGAAAGCGCTTCCGAACAATTTGGTACGACCACCGGTTGTAAATGTTGGAAATTCGGTGGACCAACTGCTCCTTTTCTGCATTTGGTCATCGCTTTTTGCCTTCTCCTACCCAAATTGCTAATGGAAGCACGCCTTATTGAAGCCAACTTCTTTCCGCAAG ATATGATATGGAGGTCTGACCTCAACTTTTTACCGATCCATAAAGAAAATTTCGTCGTCCTGAACTTTATGACACTGCCCACCAACGAAACGAAAAACGTCTACCCGAAGCTGTCCACAGATTCACCTTGGACTACCACGAGGACTACAGAAAACGTTTCACCATCCGACCAAAATATAGAAAACGATTTACAACAGTCCACTTTAGCGAATACAgttgtaaatttattaaagaattataTTGGTActgatgataaaaattataacgTCATTG AACACGAACGTCAAAGCCATATCAGCATAGAATATATCAATTTTGGATTAGCACTCGGCGTTTATGCGATTAGATATGCCTCATTGTTTTGGGCATCCAATAAATGTTTGAGTTTATTGTTTTCTgctcaattagttattaatggAATTCAAATTCTTCTCAGCTATACAGGTgtatcaattttatataag gtTCAAATAATGGGCGGTCTCAAAGtgttaccattttttaaacatcaatTAACCAAATCGACGTTTGCTTACAAGTCGACACCGTTTTTATTAAACCCTTTGGTTTCAATCCTTTTGTATATACTTTACATATTATTGATAATATGCTCGAGTCTAGTCTTTTATTTGTACGGTCATATTaggtttaaaaactttttgaatcaAAACTGCCAACGCAAAGTAATCTTGTTAAAGGAAGGCAATACGTCCAGATGGATTTATTTTACGCATTGCGCtgctttatttcttttaatagcAATAGGAGTGTGTAGCGCACCTTTGTTTTACGATTACACGGTCGTTTATAGGGGAAGTTTGGATATGACGATGTTGGTGTGTATCATTGGAGGTATTCTACATTTATTCGTATGGATAGTTCTTTGGTTATTTTTAactattaaacaaaattgggCTTTTAAATTAAGACTAACT attggAAACACAACTGTTAAGCAATCTAACTCAATTAAATTAGCAGCCGAAGTATTTTCTTCGTCTAAGAAGGGCGACGATAACTTTGAACAACCCCTTTTAGTAGCAAGCAATGGATATATTTATAGTGTAACCGAAAGCGCAATAAAAACCGATATAGTAGATATTTTGCAAAGAGACGTGAGTCgggttaaagaaaaatctgTCGATAATTTATCAACCGATGATAACGGCGACAACCAAATTTATTGGCTCAAATCCGAACTGTTCGACTCGAGGAATTCTCATTTTAAACATATCAAAGAGAAGTGCCTCCCGAAGTCACCCTCGACTCATTTGTGTGTCCACCATGATGACGGCGATTACGCAACGCTCAAGAAACCCGAAATGACCACCATGCAAAATTTAGATGAAATAACGGAAGTtgataaa CTGTTATCGGAAGTTCACGTCATGGATATATCTTATGCCAACACCAACCAAGATTTAATTCCGATTGAAGAAGAAGTTATCAAAGAAGAAGCAGCTGAAGAGTTATGTGCGGAAACATCCATAAAAGTGAATGGCTGTGAACCCCCTAGTCATTCTAGTATAGTCCATGAACCACAg AAACCACAATTTCACAAATGTCGAAAACTTACCGGTCCAGAAGAATTGGGTACAAAATACGACTCTATAAGCATGGAAAGTTCAACATCTCCCCCAGATCATCCCGATAGCGAAACGTCGAGTGGTGTTCACTCAAATGAAAGTAACGAACACCATTGTAACcaacaaaacataaattttcaaGAAGCTCGTCAACAACAACAAGTTTTGGCGCAACAACCGCAACAAAGAGTGATTTTAGAGCCTGACAGAGAACGTTTAAAATGGAAATCTTGTTCATTGCATCGATGTACCAGACCGGAATCCATGGATAGTTCTCAAATAGCTAGTAAATACTATTCGTTGAATCCGACTGGAAATGGTATTCACGAACAATATGTTAGAAGATCGATTTGTCCGCACAATTTAAGTCAAGCTAAAAACTCCTCCGAGGATACTTTAGTTATATGTAGAAAATTACAACCGTTTAAATTGGGTGAAAGCGGTTTATCATCATCCGTTGATGATCAATTTGGAAGGTCGACAAATATGAGGATGAGTTCGTTtgagaataaatttaaacaccACACCACATTTTCGACAGGTCCTTTATTGGTCAACAAAGCCAATTATGTTCAACCGCCAAGTGCACCAAATACTACGAATCCAGGAAATACAGGAAACCTTTACCAAAGGCACACGACCATACCATCGCATCACAACGGTATCGAACTGTACAATAATCAAGGGCACCAATTTAGAAAATAA
- the LOC111427197 gene encoding uncharacterized protein isoform X1, which yields MDESPNKPNRKSGFILTKSKTKDSATKDYQIARPQFKTGVWKFINFFIRHKNQKRITSQKSLSPVLFNANRDFLEDNRLRNDYEFCLVSEELGDQSKPFDKELLMENEKIEGETPSRRNAQNKADAKKFFNKMNMEGLMKLFADLHRKKRAKELTKPNLSVPVETSNPISPNQEREEKETKSPSQTTLKQEPSITEESLVAEKNNIKSTNIATPANSPEPSLNDKDINEEDGTLNLLECVRTKLADYLSEEESVNSLRATYNETKQCDELTDNYWSRRVFPTLDNDSLKYESSCDDISSLRNNSLQILSDDVNTQFSKDSIYSRQSFKGNNFDLNQSFLEEDVTSEVNSSVASSSSRRAMATYQLLHSIPFNNSTDQMKFPKMLSCHELTSQLQDHPSTEINSNKNESIENSNEEVSEDFKSNDTTLSQTCDRGVDAFEDKTSSLCTTGVGSTAALIDDNNSPVASSSSKTMGTHQLLHSIPFNNPTDQMKLPKMLSCHELNSQLQDHPSTEINSNKNESIENSKEEVSEDVKSNDVTLSQTCDRGVDAFEDKTSSLCTTGVGSTAALIDDESKSNQTTEILNEDLMNLEDETFNTTNDCFDIVAIPTGSQDIIDEEEPHLVTDTVEETSIDEDFNNLNDEDVIYGSEIDETKSDHELQDPKTTELLFVSKYMNNSEIKNDEDKNYQENIEDKSREAFEAGSQTNEVIVLEKDEMTSLTKKIELEAMIRNEITNNFKLALDNKNLVMVTAEDQLRTEEIELISNDSNSANNIKHNTTEENISNIANVHLTDSITSDLLSNLDLIVLTRKDDVGNAGSDSGIYMSKNASRITTLTFRESQVINQQPIDDKPSKIEGENASFNSNIENNVDEEKKNHELQDDLNKINEESKELEEILDYDIETQMNQEAILESLKENYARQTKNPDMVYAQAEADIKTMIKELLRETEDIKESIIATKLRSKNSSAEMCKEIVEDMINFVKEDIPMEADMKRGNEKETVQETSETIQEILNTIIGKVYSTVEAKAEENAVSVNYCLVRNHFHDKSKKHDSRVVTANKLFRAFYKIKRNFNTCVGPKVTVINLSPTSQRFLRSDEKLTNKIRRSAALLMALYEEMRDYSYYSCTSNILCDLYESMSKNERYLNHQQIPRGSNFITNVNSNVFFNYQTITDVDLKVESNEEPETSTVQFFDKPNCSTSNEEGSSVVLPHFKNLPTSTSNSSIYSDEEEIPFSGILPNLRYTYHSQEEINSDEEMMKIDNNVAVNAGRDLGLDVPLTESLSIDSIHADIAINESENFIILKDLSMA from the exons ATGGACGAAAGTCCGAACAAACCTAACCGAAAGTCTGGTTTCATTTTGACTAAATCTAAAACTAAAGACTCAGCAACCAAAGACTATCAGATTGCGAGGCCGCAATTTAAAACTGGCGTCTGGaagttcatcaattttttcatcCGTCACAAAAACCAGAAAAGAATAACGTCCCAAAAATCGCTCTCCCCCGTTCTTTTTAATGCGAATAGAGATTTCTTGGAAGATAACCGATTGAGAAACGATTATGAGTTTTGTCTTGTTTCAGAGGAATTAGGTGATCAATCTAAACCGTTCGATAAAGAATTGCTTATGGAAAATGAAAAGATTGAAGGCGAAACTCCTTCGCGAAGAAACGCACAAAATAAAGCGGacgcaaaaaagttttttaataaaatgaatatgGAAGGTCTTATG aaattatttgCTGATCTTCATCGAAAAAAACGAGCGAAAGAACTTACTAAACCAAATCTATCCGTGCCCGTAGAAACTTCAAATCCTATTTCACCGAATcaagaaagagaagaaaaagaaacgaaatcACCTTCTCAGACAACTTTAAAGCAGGAACCTTCAATTACGGAAGAATCATTGGttgcagaaaaaaataacattaaatcgACAAATATAGCAACCCCAGCAAATTCACCAGAACCTTCACTAAACGATAAAGATATAAACGAAGAAGATGGAACGTTAAATCTTTTGGAATGCGTAAGAACTAAATTGGCCGATTATTTAAGCGAAGAAGAAAGTGTTAATTCTTTAAGAGCCACTTACAACGAGACAAAGCAATGCGATGAGTTAACTGATAATTATTGGTCAAGAAGGGTATTTCCAACATTAGATAATGACAGTTTGAAATATGAATCCAGCTGCGATGATATTTCATCGTTAAGAAATAATTCACTCCAGATTTTGTCGGATGATGTTAATACCCAATTTTCAAAGGACTCGATATACTCAAGACAAAGCTTTAAgggaaataattttgatttaaaccaATCGTTTCTAGAAGAAGATGTAACTTCAGAAGTTAACTCATCCGTTGCATCTTCATCTAGCAGACGAGCGATGGCGACGTACCAATTGTTGCACTCAATACCATTTAATAACTCAACCGATCAAATGAAGTTCCCCAAAATGTTATCTTGTCACGAACTAACCTCGCAGTTGCAAGATCATCCTTCCACggaaattaattcaaataaaaatgaaagcATTGAAAATTCAAACGAAGAAGTTAGTGAAGATTTTAAAAGCAATGATACGACGCTATCTCAAACGTGTGATCGAGGAGTTGACGCTTTTGAAGATAAAACCTCTTCTCTTTGCACAACGGGCGTTGGAAGCACGGCTGCGCTTATTGATGACAATAATTCACCTGTTGCATCTTCATCCAGCAAAACGATGGGGACGCACCAGTTGTTGCATTCCATTCCTTTCAATAATCCAACAGATCAAATGAAGCTCCCAAAAATGTTATCTTGTCACGAACTAAACTCGCAGTTGCAAGATCACCCTTCCACggaaattaattcaaataaaaatgaaagcATTGAGAATTCAAAGGAAGAAGTTAGTGAAGATGTCAAGAGCAATGATGTGACGCTTTCTCAAACATGCGATCGAGGAGTTGACGCTTTTGAAGATAAAACTTCTTCTCTTTGCACAACGGGCGTTGGAAGCACAGCAGCGCTTATTGATGATGaatcaaaatcaaatcaaaCGACGGAAATATTAAACGAAGATTTGATGAATTTAGAAGATGAAACATTTAACACAACCAATGACTGCTTTGATATTGTAGCCATCCCAACAGGCAGTCAAGATATAATAGACGAAGAAGAACCGCATTTAGTTACCGACACTGTAGAAGAAACCTCCATAGACGaagatttcaataatttaaacGATGAAGACGTAATTTATGGATCTGAAATTGACGAAACTAAAAGCGATCATGAGTTGCAAGATCCAAAAACAACAGAGCTTTTATTCGTTTCCAAATATATGAATAAtagtgaaataaaaaatgatgaagataaaaattatcaagagAATATCGAAGATAAGAGTCGAGAGGCTTTTGAGGCCGGGAGCCAAACGAATGAGGTTATCGTTTTGGAAAAAGATGAGATGACGTCGTTAaccaaaaaaatcgaattagaAGCAATGATACGAAACGAAATcaccaacaattttaaattagcttTGGATAACAAGAATCTTGTGATGGTCACAGCTGAAGATCAACTAAGAACTGAAGAAATCGAACTTATTTCTAACGATTCCAACTCGGCGAATAACATTAAACATAATACAACAGAAGAAAACATTTCAAACATTGCCAACGTTCATCTTACTGATTCAATCACTTCAGATCTTTTAAGCAATTTAGACTTAATAGTTCTTACGAGAAAAGATGATGTTGGAAACGCAGGATCAGATTCAGGAATATACATGAGTAAAAACGCTTCGCGTATCACCACCTTAACATTCAGAGAAAGTCAAGTAATCAACCAACAACCAATTGATGACAAACCGTCAAAAATTGAAGGCGAAAATGCGAGTTTTAATAGTAACatagaaaataatgttgatgaagaaaagaaaaatcacgAATTACAAGAtgatctaaataaaattaatgaagaaaGTAAAGAACTCGAAGAAATTCTCGATTATGACATTGAAACGCAAATGAATCAAGAGGCGATTCTtgaaagtttaaaagaaaattatgctCGTCAAACGAAAAATCCTGACATGGTTTATGCTCAAGCTGAAGCCGATATCAAAACGATGATTAAAGAACTTCTTCGTGAAACTGAAGATATCAAAGAATCCATCATCGCAACGAAATTGCGATCGAAAAATTCTTCGGCAGAAATGtgcaaagaaattgttgaagatatgattaattttgttaaagaagatattCCAATGGAAGCTGATATGAAACGtggaaatgaaaaagaaaccGTTCAAGAAACTAGCGAAACGATTCAAGAAATTTTGAACACAATAATTGGAAAAGTGTACTCTACTGTTGAGGCTAAAGCCGAGGAAAATGCGGTATCGGTAAATTATTGTTTGGTACGTAACCATTTTCATGATAAATCTAAGAAGCACGATTCTAGGGTTGTGACAGCGAATAAACTCTTCAGGGCATTCTACAAGATCAAGAGAAATTTCAACACCTGCGTTGGTCCAAAAGTAAccgtaattaatttatctccaacatctCAACGGTTTTTAAGAAGCGATGAAAAGTTAACCAACAAAATTCGAAGATCTGCCGCTTTATTGATGGCTCTTTACGAAGAAATGAGAGATTATTCTTATTATAGTTGCACGTCAAATATTTTATGTGATTTATACGAAAGTATGAGTAAAAACGAACGGTATTTAAATCATCAACAAATTCCGAGAGGTTCCAATTTTATAACGAACGTAAATAgtaacgttttttttaattatcaaacCATCACTGATGTTGATCTTAAAGTTGAGTCAAACGAAGAACCGGAAACGTCAActgtacaattttttgataagcCAAATTGTTCAACCAGCAATGAAGAGGGTTCTTCCGTGGTTTTACCGCATTTCAAAAATCTTCCAACATCAACATCAAATTCGAGCATCTATTCggatgaagaagaaattccCTTTTCTGGAATTCTTCCAAATTTGAGATACACTTATCACTCCCAAGAAGAGATTAATAGCGATGAGGAAATGATGAAGATTGATAATAATGTTGCGGTGAACGCCGGAAGAGATCTGGGTCTTGATGTTCCCTTAACGGAGTCATTATCAATCGATTCGATCCATGCCGATATTGCCATCAAcgaatcagaaaattttattatacttaAAGATTTATCGATggcttaa
- the LOC111427197 gene encoding uncharacterized protein isoform X2 codes for MDESPNKPNRKSGFILTKSKTKDSATKDYQIARPQFKTGVWKFINFFIRHKNQKRITSQKSLSPVLFNANRDFLEDNRLRNDYEFCLVSEELGDQSKPFDKELLMENEKIEGETPSRRNAQNKADAKKFFNKMNMEGLMKLFADLHRKKRAKELTKPNLSVPVETSNPISPNQEREEKETKSPSQTTLKQEPSITEESLVAEKNNIKSTNIATPANSPEPSLNDKDINEEDGTLNLLECVRTKLADYLSEEESVNSLRATYNETKQCDELTDNYWSRRVFPTLDNDSLKYESSCDDISSLRNNSLQILSDDVNTQFSKDSIYSRQSFKGNNFDLNQSFLEEDVTSEVNSSVASSSSRRAMATYQLLHSIPFNNSTDQMKFPKMLSCHELTSQLQDHPSTEINSNKNESIENSNEEVSEDFKSNDTTLSQTCDRGVDAFEDKTSSLCTTGVGSTAALIDDNNSPVASSSSKTMGTHQLLHSIPFNNPTDQMKLPKMLSCHELNSQLQDHPSTEINSNKNESIENSKEEVSEDVKSNDVTLSQTCDRGVDAFEDKTSSLCTTGVGSTAALIDDESKSNQTTEILNEDLMNLEDETFNTTNDCFDIVAIPTGSQDIIDEEEPHLVTDTVEETSIDEDFNNLNDEDVIYGSEIDETKSDHELQDPKTTELLFVSKYMNNSEIKNDEDKNYQENIEDKSREAFEAGSQTNEVIVLEKDEMTSLTKKIELEAMIRNEITNNFKLALDNKNLVMVTAEDQLRTEEIELISNDSNSANNIKHNTTEENISNIANVHLTDSITSDLLSNLDLIVLTRKDDVGNAGSDSGIYMSKNASRITTLTFRESQVINQQPIDDKPSKIEGENASFNSNIENNVDEEKKNHELQDDLNKINEESKELEEILDYDIETQMNQEAILESLKENYARQTKNPDMVYAQAEADIKTMIKELLRETEDIKESIIATKLRSKNSSAEMCKEIVEDMINFVKEDIPMEADMKRGNEKETVQETSETIQEILNTIIGKVYSTVEAKAEENAVSGCDSE; via the exons ATGGACGAAAGTCCGAACAAACCTAACCGAAAGTCTGGTTTCATTTTGACTAAATCTAAAACTAAAGACTCAGCAACCAAAGACTATCAGATTGCGAGGCCGCAATTTAAAACTGGCGTCTGGaagttcatcaattttttcatcCGTCACAAAAACCAGAAAAGAATAACGTCCCAAAAATCGCTCTCCCCCGTTCTTTTTAATGCGAATAGAGATTTCTTGGAAGATAACCGATTGAGAAACGATTATGAGTTTTGTCTTGTTTCAGAGGAATTAGGTGATCAATCTAAACCGTTCGATAAAGAATTGCTTATGGAAAATGAAAAGATTGAAGGCGAAACTCCTTCGCGAAGAAACGCACAAAATAAAGCGGacgcaaaaaagttttttaataaaatgaatatgGAAGGTCTTATG aaattatttgCTGATCTTCATCGAAAAAAACGAGCGAAAGAACTTACTAAACCAAATCTATCCGTGCCCGTAGAAACTTCAAATCCTATTTCACCGAATcaagaaagagaagaaaaagaaacgaaatcACCTTCTCAGACAACTTTAAAGCAGGAACCTTCAATTACGGAAGAATCATTGGttgcagaaaaaaataacattaaatcgACAAATATAGCAACCCCAGCAAATTCACCAGAACCTTCACTAAACGATAAAGATATAAACGAAGAAGATGGAACGTTAAATCTTTTGGAATGCGTAAGAACTAAATTGGCCGATTATTTAAGCGAAGAAGAAAGTGTTAATTCTTTAAGAGCCACTTACAACGAGACAAAGCAATGCGATGAGTTAACTGATAATTATTGGTCAAGAAGGGTATTTCCAACATTAGATAATGACAGTTTGAAATATGAATCCAGCTGCGATGATATTTCATCGTTAAGAAATAATTCACTCCAGATTTTGTCGGATGATGTTAATACCCAATTTTCAAAGGACTCGATATACTCAAGACAAAGCTTTAAgggaaataattttgatttaaaccaATCGTTTCTAGAAGAAGATGTAACTTCAGAAGTTAACTCATCCGTTGCATCTTCATCTAGCAGACGAGCGATGGCGACGTACCAATTGTTGCACTCAATACCATTTAATAACTCAACCGATCAAATGAAGTTCCCCAAAATGTTATCTTGTCACGAACTAACCTCGCAGTTGCAAGATCATCCTTCCACggaaattaattcaaataaaaatgaaagcATTGAAAATTCAAACGAAGAAGTTAGTGAAGATTTTAAAAGCAATGATACGACGCTATCTCAAACGTGTGATCGAGGAGTTGACGCTTTTGAAGATAAAACCTCTTCTCTTTGCACAACGGGCGTTGGAAGCACGGCTGCGCTTATTGATGACAATAATTCACCTGTTGCATCTTCATCCAGCAAAACGATGGGGACGCACCAGTTGTTGCATTCCATTCCTTTCAATAATCCAACAGATCAAATGAAGCTCCCAAAAATGTTATCTTGTCACGAACTAAACTCGCAGTTGCAAGATCACCCTTCCACggaaattaattcaaataaaaatgaaagcATTGAGAATTCAAAGGAAGAAGTTAGTGAAGATGTCAAGAGCAATGATGTGACGCTTTCTCAAACATGCGATCGAGGAGTTGACGCTTTTGAAGATAAAACTTCTTCTCTTTGCACAACGGGCGTTGGAAGCACAGCAGCGCTTATTGATGATGaatcaaaatcaaatcaaaCGACGGAAATATTAAACGAAGATTTGATGAATTTAGAAGATGAAACATTTAACACAACCAATGACTGCTTTGATATTGTAGCCATCCCAACAGGCAGTCAAGATATAATAGACGAAGAAGAACCGCATTTAGTTACCGACACTGTAGAAGAAACCTCCATAGACGaagatttcaataatttaaacGATGAAGACGTAATTTATGGATCTGAAATTGACGAAACTAAAAGCGATCATGAGTTGCAAGATCCAAAAACAACAGAGCTTTTATTCGTTTCCAAATATATGAATAAtagtgaaataaaaaatgatgaagataaaaattatcaagagAATATCGAAGATAAGAGTCGAGAGGCTTTTGAGGCCGGGAGCCAAACGAATGAGGTTATCGTTTTGGAAAAAGATGAGATGACGTCGTTAaccaaaaaaatcgaattagaAGCAATGATACGAAACGAAATcaccaacaattttaaattagcttTGGATAACAAGAATCTTGTGATGGTCACAGCTGAAGATCAACTAAGAACTGAAGAAATCGAACTTATTTCTAACGATTCCAACTCGGCGAATAACATTAAACATAATACAACAGAAGAAAACATTTCAAACATTGCCAACGTTCATCTTACTGATTCAATCACTTCAGATCTTTTAAGCAATTTAGACTTAATAGTTCTTACGAGAAAAGATGATGTTGGAAACGCAGGATCAGATTCAGGAATATACATGAGTAAAAACGCTTCGCGTATCACCACCTTAACATTCAGAGAAAGTCAAGTAATCAACCAACAACCAATTGATGACAAACCGTCAAAAATTGAAGGCGAAAATGCGAGTTTTAATAGTAACatagaaaataatgttgatgaagaaaagaaaaatcacgAATTACAAGAtgatctaaataaaattaatgaagaaaGTAAAGAACTCGAAGAAATTCTCGATTATGACATTGAAACGCAAATGAATCAAGAGGCGATTCTtgaaagtttaaaagaaaattatgctCGTCAAACGAAAAATCCTGACATGGTTTATGCTCAAGCTGAAGCCGATATCAAAACGATGATTAAAGAACTTCTTCGTGAAACTGAAGATATCAAAGAATCCATCATCGCAACGAAATTGCGATCGAAAAATTCTTCGGCAGAAATGtgcaaagaaattgttgaagatatgattaattttgttaaagaagatattCCAATGGAAGCTGATATGAAACGtggaaatgaaaaagaaaccGTTCAAGAAACTAGCGAAACGATTCAAGAAATTTTGAACACAATAATTGGAAAAGTGTACTCTACTGTTGAGGCTAAAGCCGAGGAAAATGCGGTATCG GGTTGTGACAGCGAATAA
- the LOC111427200 gene encoding choline/ethanolamine transporter flvcr2a-like, producing MENNREVDLNEPGSVDFKLYKYRWVVLFIFCFYSCMNFAQYLQFSIITNIVKRYYDLETFDVSWTSLVFMIGYIVLFIPVSYLMEKYDLRKISLGISFLTTVGTLIKLFSIHQDKYYVVLIGQTFCAIGQVFMMSIPSKLAAVWFGKDEVSTATAFAVVGTQLGVAIGCFVPPKVVANHDDLEEVGDELYQLVLYNLIVTLVSFALTIMFFRAKPYTPPNQIQFMASTNPIKLDYFKSLKNIFTNRDFLFLIIAIGLSNGIWNTFGIEFNTIYLNYFPEGEEDAGLIALVAILVGGVGGSIIFGVILDKTHRFKLTTFTIIFLGSLFFLGAAFLLEEQQETSVFVIIVLFGFFISGSLAVGFEYAMELTYPEPESITLASLNAIILAFGLIFVVIVDGLIGAIGFLWTNITIAIVLTLCSFSTLFISNNLRRLNVNNGISN from the exons ATGGAGAATAACCGAGAAGTTGATTTAAATGAACCTGGAAgtgttgattttaaattatataaatacagATGGgttgttttgtttatattcTGTTTTTATTCGTGCATGAATTTTGCGCAATATCTTCAATTTAGTATTATCACCAATATCGTAAAACG ttattatgaTTTAGAAACGTTTGATGTTAGTTGGACTTCTTTGGTATTCATGATTGGTTACATAGTTTTATTCATCCCAGTTAGTtatttaatggaaaaatat GATTTACGAAAAATCTCTTTGGGCATCTCATTCTTAACCACCGTAGGGACGTTAATCAAACTATTTTCAATTCACCAAGACAAATATTACGTAGTTTTAATAGGGCAAACATTTTGTGCTATCGGACAAGTTTTTATGATGAGTATTCCATCGAAATTAGCAGCTGTTTGGTTTGGAAAAGATGAAGTCTCAACAGCTACAGCTTTTGCTGTTGTTGGCACACAATTAG GGGTTGCTATTGGTTGTTTTGTACCACCTAAAGTGGTTGCAAACCATGATGATCTCGAAGAAGTTGGTGATGAATTGTACCAATTGGTGTtgtataatttaattgtaacgTTGGTTTCTTTTGCATTAACAATTATGT TTTTCAGGGCTAAACCCTATACACCACCaaatcaaattcaatttatggCTTCCACAAATCcaataaaattagattattttaagtcaCTCAAAAACATATTCACCAATCGCgactttttatttcttataatcGCAATTGGACTTAGTAATGGAATTTGGAATACTTTTGGAATAGAGtttaatactatttatttaaattattttccg gAAGGTGAAGAAGATGCTGGATTAATAGCTTTGGTAGCTATTTTAGTTGGTGGTGTTGGTGGAAGTATCATTTTTGGtgtaattttagataaaactCACAGATTCAA attaacaACGTTTACAATTATCTTTTTGGGATCCTTGTTTTTCTTGGGGGCAGCTTTTTTGTTAGAGGAGCAACAAGAAACGAGTGTATTTGTCATTATAGTGTTATTTGG ATTTTTCATTTCTGGATCTTTAGCGGTTGGCTTCGAATACGCAATGGAACTAACTTATCCAGAACCCGAATCTATCACATTGGCATCTTTAAACGCAATAATTTTGGCATtcggtttaatttttgttgttatagtAGACGGGTTAATCGGTGCAATCGGTTTTCTTTGGACAAACATCACAATAGCAATTGTATTAACATTATGTTCATTTTCAACATtgtttatatcaaataatCTTCGAagattaaatgttaataatggaatttcaaattaa